One stretch of Psilocybe cubensis strain MGC-MH-2018 chromosome 6, whole genome shotgun sequence DNA includes these proteins:
- a CDS encoding 54S ribosomal protein L4, mitochondrial, whose translation MLSLTKNASRQASRPLTRSLAQVVNLKQSNVAGPSRRRKKEPAPPPPKENSFVKVAVREDHGLYGFFRRQPNSDNLTGEERYEVFETPENGQLLSGRAWEASELRNKSFKDLHTLWYVCLREKNLLATQKEEVRRMGVSHVDLQVPMAKVRHCRKTMARIKLVLNERRLAYEGARAIAEKDHAHAVEVAKAIEADKLQYDEEDLKVVQYRSQPKL comes from the exons ATGCTTTCTCTTACAAAGAATGCCTCAAGGCAGGCTTCACGCCCCCTGACACGATCATTGGCTCAAGTCGTCAACTTGAAGCAATCTAACGTGGCCGGTCCCTCGAGACGCAGAAAGAAGGAACCTGCCCCACCACCTCCGAAAGAAAATTCATTCGTCAAGGTTGCCGTTCGCGAAGACCATGGCTTATACGGTTTCTTTAGGAGACAGCCTAATTCAGATAATTTGACTGGAGAGGAAAGATACGAAGTGTTCGAAACACCAGAGAACGGCCAACTGCTTTCGG GGCGTGCTTGGGAAGCTTCTGAGCTGCGAAACAAAAGCTTCAAGGACTTGCATACCCTGTGGTACGTTTGCCTGCGCGAAAAGAATCTATTGGCCACGCAAAAAGAAGAGGTACGGAGGATGGGGGTCAGCCATGTCGACTTACAGGTCCCAATGGCTAAAGTGCGACAC TGTCGTAAAACAATGGCACGAATTAAACTGGTGTTAAACGAACGACGACTAGCTTACGAAGGAGCTCGTGCAATAGCCGAGAAGGACCACGCACATGCTGTTGAAGTCGCGAAGGCCATCGAAGCGGATAAACTGCAgtacgatgaagaggatctCAAAGTCGTGCAGTATCGGTCACAACCAAAACTCTAA
- a CDS encoding DNA repair protein RAD50, with translation MAHLNKLAIRGIRSFDDKQIAIIEFFSPVTVIVGHNGSGKTTIIECLKYATTGDQPPNTRGGAFIHDPKMANEKEVKAQVKLRFHAANGTRMLAVRNLSVTVKKTAGLTMKTLESILAIADGNAERGGKRGVISTKCAEMDTEIPQLLGVSKAVLENVIFCHQEDSYWPLAEPAALKKKFDDIFEATRYTKALDSIKSLRKDRMAELKAEKERLVSLSREKAHADKLKERISELKSNIAAKEVEYEETKQEYDTLVESNKKFRDLYENFRETYMRVESLQQNKALQMQYLEDLKLKYRAVPGTLEELETRANQFQQRIEQQKEKRKAELRNKEELEEEVNSVQATQRDLFTQQGRLEAEAEEQRKRINLREKAIHEIAEAHRIKGFSQSPLEREQVLNFLSKLGDVQRVSQNDFEKLQSDLKLKEEEYHTKLRKLDNELASHKSQQERLREQTIQNNDKVKKIERTLGNMEDLPTKMRVLQANLHDKTSRLQTAKSTMDSSNFEARMAELADGRRRLEDERDKLNNELQGLTLQAESRAKLELKRGEINTKTVEIESIADYIVTKLNNVASLDVTANDIESQLNKLVSAAEDEQKRLEKIYKDAQSQLQMSDAAITNFKEELDGKINDAKILEANVKKRTFLGGAKNLDDAIDYASHLLQRLKVQKGQLLGSSKLYEQLLEDAKTTNACTACRRKFKDRTELEVFKQELDTLMKAGQTESLDDVNESLEDWQAELNSLQGLRTRQIQAEEIRAKDIPDLEKKMAKIETVVPEQRAAIEKVGEELEMIKTKLKEIIACNQQAASMSRLRKEVDRAKQEVEQLEKELTRTGSTKTADDVKGELTRITDDLRKNERENKNISLEFDRQSRQCRDYENEIHQMQLDERDLSSKLQEKERLEEEVERLKRGNGTYATQIKEIDGKISEAQAPILALQEGHQRIQRDLNTKIGEAQRRFEELNRSMDKLVDMNKNAERYVKEKKARALEECSSSLEQCEIRLNEIHTQIEGSRELIASIDKEINESGATESNLRDNIQVQKLTRDIAKTQAEIDSYDMEEAAKARRNYEDKYEPTKRKEVKLSETVHQLTGELGTLKAQSKTLDNDLKEYKDVYKNYTDQLIRVKVSDMANNDLEKYAKALDNAIMKYHGLKMEEVNDTMKHLWNKTYQGTDIDGIKIRSDVEGGASKRSYNYRVVMTKDQVEMDMRGRCSAGQKMLASIIIRLALSDSFGQNCGILALDEPTNALDTENIDALAASLVDIINERKTHSNFQLIVITHDENFLRKLGQSDVMEYYWRVARDSRQKSVIERHRFR, from the exons ATGGCTCACCTCAACAAATTGGCTATTCGTGGGATTCGATCCTTTGACGACAAACAAATAGCCATCATCGAATTCTTCTCTCCAGTAACAGTCATCGTTGGTCATAACGGAAGCGGGAAGACCACAATCATCGAATGCTTGAAATATGCGACAACAGGTGATCAGCCACCTAACACAAGAGGAGGTGCCTTTATTCACGACCCAAAGATGGCGAACGAGAAAGAGGTGAAAGCTCAGGTCAAGTTGCGCTTTCATGCTGCCAATGGCACACGTATGTTGGCTGTGAGGAATCTGAGTGTAACAGTTAAGAAAACAGCAGGCTTGACTATGAAAACACTTGAAAGTATCCTTGCTATAGCCGATGgaaatgcagaaagaggcggCAAG CGCGGGGTTATATCCACTAAATGTGCGGAAATGGATACTGAGATACCTCAGTTATTGGGTGTCTCCAAGGCCGTACTTGAGAATGTCATATTCTGCCATCAGGAAGACTCATACTGGCCCCTTGCAGAGCCTGCTgccttgaagaagaaattcgATGACATTTTTGAGGCTACAAG ATATACCAAAGCCTTGGACTCGATCAAGAGTCTCCGGAAGGACCGGATGGCAGAGCTCAAAGCGGAGAAAGAACGTCTGGTTTCTCTTTCAAGAGAAAAGGCTCATGCAGATAAATTAAAGGAACGCATTTCAGAGCTCAAATCTAATATAGCCGCCAAGGAAGTCGAGTATGAGGAGACTAAACAGGAATATGATACGCTTGTTGAATCGAATAAGAAGTTCCGCGATCTATACGAAAACTTCAGGGAGACGTATATGCGGGTAGAGAGTTTGCAACAAAATAAGGCGTTGCAAATGCAATACTTAGAGGACCTCAAGCTAAAATATCGCGCAGTTCCTG GCACTCTGGAGGAACTTGAAACACGTGCAAATCAATTTCAGCAAAGGATCGAACAGcagaaggaaaaaagaaaagctgAACTACGCAAtaaggaagaacttgaagaagaggtgAACTCTGTCCAGGCCACTCAAAGAGACCTTTTTACACAACAAGGTAGACtcgaagctgaagctgag gaacaaagaaaaagaatcaaTCTACGAGAAAAGGCCATTCACGAAATAGCTGAGGCGCACCGGATCAAAGGCTTTAGCCAGTCTCCTCTTGAACGGGAGCAAGTGCTTAATTTCTTGTCTAAATTGGGTGATGTTCAACGGGTATCTCAAAACGATTTTGAGAAATTGCAG AGCGACCTAAAGTTAAAAGAAGAAGAGTATCACACCAAACTAAGAAAGCTGGATAATGAGCTTGCTAGCCACAAGTCACAGCAGGAACGGCTTCGGGAGCAAACT ATCCAAAACAATGATAAAGTTAAAAAGATCGAAAGAACCCTAGGCAACATGGAGGACCTGCCAACAAAAATGCGTGTTCTCCAAGCCAATCTCCACGACAAGACAAGTCGCCTTCAAACGGCAAAATCAACCATGGACTCTTCCAATTTCGAAGCCCGCATGGCTGAATTAGCTGACGGGCGTCGTAGACTTGAGGATGAACGCGACAAACTCAATAACGAGCTCCAAGGTCTTACTTTACAGGCAGAATCAAGAGCGAAACTTGAATTGAAGCGCGGGGAAATCAACACCAAGACTGTGGAAATCGAATCAAT TGCTGATTACATTGTCACTAAACTCAACAATGTGGCGTCTCTTGACGTCACTGCAAACGATATTGAATCACAATTAAATAAACTGGTTTC AGCCGCAGAGGATGAACAAAAAAGGCTAGAGAAAATATATAAAGATGCCCAGAGCCAGTTGCAAATGTCCGATGCTGCAATAACGAATTTCAAAGAGGAGCTGGACGGCAAAATAAACGATGCAAAGA TTTTGGAAGCCAACGTTAAGAAGCGAACTTTCCTAGGAGGCGCCAAAAATTTGGATGATGCTATTGACTATGCGAGCCACTTACTGCAACGCTTAAAAGT GCAAAAGGGCCAACTTCTGGGATCAAGCAAATTATACGAACAGCTTCTGGAAGACGCGAAAACGACGAACGCATGCACAGCTTGTCGGCGGAAGTTCAAGGACCGTACAGAGCTCGAAGTTTTTAAACAAGAG CTAGACACGCTGATGAAGGCGGGTCAGACCGAGAGTCTTGACGATGTCAACGAATCACTTGAGGATTGGCAGGCTGAACTCAACTCACTTCAAGGTTTGCGTACAAGGCAAATCCAAGCCGAGGAAATTCGAGCCAAAGATATACCGGATCTCGAAAAGAAGATGGCCAAGATTGAGACGGTGGTTCCAGAGCAACGGGCAGCGATTGAGAAA GTTGGCGAAGAGCTGGAGATGATCAAAACTAAGCTCAAAGAAATTATCGCCTGCAACCAACAGGCCGCTTCCATGAGCCGCCTGCGTAAAGAAGTCGACAGAGCGAAGCAAGAGGTTGAACAACTCGAGAAAGAATTGACAAGAACTGGCTCCACAAAAACTGCGGACGACGTAAAGGGTGAACTCACTCGAATAACCGACGATTT ACGAAAGAACGAAAGAGAAAACAAGAATATCAGTCTTGAATTTGATCGACAGTCGCGTCAATGCCGCGACTACGAGAATGAAATACATCAAATGCAACTTGACGAACGTGATCTATCCAGCAAgcttcaagaaaaagaaaggctcgaagaagaagtagAACGATTGAAACGAGGCAATGGAACCTATGCCACGCAGATCAAA GAGATTGACGGAAAAATCTCTGAGGCACAAGCCCCGATACTAGCTCTCCAAGAAGGACATCAACGCATTCAACGTGACTTGAACACCAAAATCGGAGAAGCGCAGCGACGTTTCGAGGAGCTCAACAGATCCATGGACAAGTTGGTTGACATGAACAAGAATGCGGAAAG ATATgtaaaagagaagaaagctCGCGCTCTAGAAGAATGTTCTTCGAGTCTTGAGCAGTGCGAGATTCGACTCAATGAAATCCATACCCAAATTGAAGGTTCTCGTGAGCTTATAGCCAGTATCGACAAGGAAATCAACGAAAGCGGAGCAACCGAATCAAATCTTCGGGATAACATACAAGTACAGAAGCTGACAAGGGATATCGCGAAAACTCAGGCGGAGATTGACTCTTATGATATGGAGGAAGCTGCTAAGGCCCGGAGAAACTACGAAGATAAATATGAACCCACCAAGCGGAAAGAGGTTAAGTTGTCCGAAACG GTTCACCAACTTACAGGTGAACTAGGCACTCTCAAGGCACAATCGAAAACCCTCGACAACGACCTCAAGGAGTATAAAGATGTATATAAAAACTACACGGATCAGCTCATACGAGTCAAG GTGTCCGACATGGCGAACAACGATCTGGAAAAGTACGCTAAAGCATTAGACAA TGCCATTATGAAGTATCATGGCCTCAAGATGGAAGAAGTCAACGACACCATGAAGCATCTGTGGAACAAAACCTACCAAGGAACAG ATATAGACGGGATTAAAATACGATCTGACGTCGAAGGCGGCGCTTCCAAACGTTCCTATAATTATCGG GTGGTTATGACCAAGGATCAAGTCGAAATGGACATGCGTGGCCGATGTTCTGCCGGACAGAAGATGCTAGCCTCCATAATCATCAGGCTTGCCTTGTCGGATTCATTTGGCCAAAATTGCGGTATACTTGCCCTTGATGAGCCTACTAACGCCCTTGACACCGAAAACATTGATGCCCTCGCGGCCAGCTTGGTGGA CATAATCAACGAGCGAAAAACCCACTCAAATTTCCAACTCATCGTCATCACCCATGATGAAAACTTTCTGCGAAAACTCGGACAAAGCGATGTTATGGAATATTACTG GCGGGTGGCTCGAGATTCCAGACAGAAATCTGTGATTGAGCGGCATCGGTTTAGATAA